ATATTGGAAGAAACCGTAGAGACCACACAGATGGATGGAGTACTACAAATTACCTTTCGATAGGGaaaattttctcttgtttttcatTCTGTAATTAACGCGAGAGCCCAGGGGCTgattcctgaaaggtgtaataattttattccagggataaatgtgccggAATAAGGTatatttatccctggaatagaatTCTTACACCTTTCGGGAACCTCCCCAGGGAAATGCATTGCTTCAACGTTTGCTTCAATATCCGTTTGACTTTGTTGAACGCCGTTGAAACGATGTTAATTTGAACGCCACGGGTTGGCAAAAGATGAATTGTCATGATCACACCATTCTTCGGTTAACACGATTTTCAACTTTAATTTTCCCAAGATAGGTTAGCTGAAGTTTAAATTTGCCTGCATGGGTAACTGAGGTTGAGATAAATTGGTTGATCCGAAAGTCGTTAGTTTATTCCCACGTTGGTCAGAGATTTCCTTTTTCTGTTGTGTGCATGACTAAGGCTAAAGCTTAGATGGAATTCAGCAAATTCTCGTTTAAGCCTGACATTTTCAGGCTTTGATTTCGCTTCTGCTGAATTACCACTCATAACTGGAATGATTATTTCGAGACTGAACACTCTATCCGAACTTCAAATCTATGACTTTCATATATTCTGTTCTTCATATTATACAAATTACCTTTTGAGAATTAATTCTATAATTAAGGCTAGATACCGCGGGAAAATGGCTTTAACGTTTCCTGTTAATATCCATTCGACTTTGTTGAAAGCttttgaacgatgttgaacgtcGCGGATTGGCAATTAGTTACAATACATAAGTAGACGCATATCTGAGTGAACTCTGGCTTTCCTAATGTCCTGAGttgtcaaataaaaaataaagaaaaggaaatgtaTTAGAGATGTCGGctagattattatttattatttaggtTAGAGTGATGGTACTGATTCTCGCTATGTTCACTCTTAAACGTTCGCTCGTAAAGTGATCTCTCGTAAAGTTCGCGGACCGACCAGTTTCGAAAACGCTCAAACCCTTTTAGTGTGTGTCTACTGCGATCGGTGTTTGCATCACTGAGTGTATGTGGATTGAGCGAATTAGACACCACAGTCGTGTTCACTTTCAACGACCTCATTTTCGTTCAATGCTACGTATGCACGTTGGCATAAACTTTGCGCATGCACTATAAAAGATGAAACAGTCCTTGCAGAACCATGCCACGTATGCACTTTGTTTAACTTCGTGCATGTGCTTTACAAGCTTGCATTGagtccggtggatagcgttatccaccttttgaacaaacgaggccaaattgttttattctctatttttattCCGAAtgcgctcgtaccaatttatgaGTAAATAATACTTCGTCCACATAGtgcgacgcgaacgagatgaaATAATAGCGATttttatatacctagactttcgcttaacaaaacgagcactgtgattggttgattctttgtcacgtggccctgatcaaattcgaatgtatcccgaccgggatgcaattccgcagttgttgcccgctccggatgttttgctgcgatcgttgcaggaaaagtcttaatatataacaaagcacttataatgtctggtccctcgggaaactagttagttttgttttccctcgacttcgtctcgggaaacatgaggcctctcgggaaaacaaaactaactgtttccctcgggaccatataTTAAGTGTATAAAAgtacaaagttatattttgagatgacgtttctTCATCGTCGCTGTCCCGGTTCTAACTTCATTCAATACTCATGATAACCACAGCAAAGTTTGAGCGCTTTTGAACTTACTCAAAGTCAACTTATTCGCCACAACTTTAAATGTTTCAAAATAGTTGAACAGGGTTGGCAATCGGTTTCGCCTTTCAATATAGTTGTCTAACGAACAAAATGTTAAAGCCATTTGCCTTGGCTTTTAAAAATACCTGGAGAATTTGAGGAGGCAACCCTTGAAGCTGCATGGTACAGATgaatgaaaaatataaattcgtgCCTTGCTTCCATCTTGTTTTGTCGTTTCGCAACCATCTTGATTATTTGTACACGCCGTTGAAAACTGGAAAGCCAACTTCCAGCTGATGACGCCAGTGCACGTGCAATGCAAAAATCTTGCCTTCTCATTGGCAGGTTGTGTCCGCAAAGAAACGTACCAAAATGTTAACgcacgtgcaaagcgtgcaAATTTagtgtttttgttcattaattatTACTTTTTCGCACCCTTTGGTATCGTCGTTGTTTAAGTTCCTTTATCGAAATGTGAAACGCATGCACAGGGAGTGTAAAGCACTTGTTTTTGTTTACGCTGCAACCCGTCCCTTTGTGGTCTAGGGAGTTagagaaacgacgacggctaaagcaacgaaaacgccacaaaacaatggtcGTTtttcagggtcgtaacgaggtttattacacataacatgagaattttattccataaagctcatttgtacaaatctatacgctttattttcacatgtgaaaaaggcctatacagccaatcagaatggcgtacagctctttcacatgtggaagtataaccaatcaacgaaagcgtaaaggcgtttccatgccaatcactcgtgcatctcgtgcaaatcgtgcaaatcgtactttgttattgaattaaattaaatttggctttggttctattgttagtgagtttttgtttctaattcgcgttcagaaaactattttaatgaaaattctcatgttatgtgtaataaacagttcacgacatagaaagtgctttgtacggggttttattcactcgttgtttgtgtcaaaaaccctcactcgctcgttcctcgctcgttcgggtttttgacacaaacaactcgtgcataaaaccccgtacgccgcactttctatgacgtaaactatatttattatatggaggagagtgttttactgggaactaaaccactcgtagattccatacgccactacatccgggacccgagtggcgtattttccgtatgtcacctttgtgagtgtcgtatcgttcaatgacgtcacgattcccgccatTTTTATGAAGCCCAGCTGTGTTTGTAAAAcgtgactactttgaaacacaataaaatcggaatttatcaatatttagtctccatataataaaaagaacattacacgttggctcgaagatatgaattttatgttctcgtggcaagaacaatatctcactcgttcgcttcgctcactcgtgagatattgttcttgccacgagaacataaaattcatatcttcgagccaacgtgtaatatcctctatatatgggatcagggatcaacAGCCTTTATAGGGGTGGGATCAGGGATAACCGCTCCGGGATCTGGGATCACAACCCGTGATATCTGGATCAGGGATCAGGGATCAGACTTAACAAATTTTTgcgggatcagggatcaaaattctcAGTGTTTTTTGGATCATTCATCAAACTTTCGGGCAAAAATACGGGATCagttatgaaaaaatatacctTGTTACGACCCTGGTTTTTACatagacgcataatccgtccagacgaattacgCGTTTCATAATGGTAATtaaactgagtggagtgcaatttggtctgaaatcatacgtctggtttaaaaatagaacgagtatgatttcagaccaaaattgcacgcctttaattttaattaccactttattacatccacttagaaatcacacaataattatttaatcgctaaaatacaggattttagccagtgccaatattttattgatccagttgggaacgaaagttgcaaaattcgccacacaatgggtttctttgtttttcattttcctgcaatttgattggttatcttaaacaaactttgaaatctgattggttgttttgttttagtggccCATTTTCaatggctggggaaatggtgtgatttagagcaaaaaatagtgcgacTTGGGCATAAATTTCACTGCtacgagccaatcagattgcaacgatcaccagtgatttctaaatgccTGTAATAAATATAGTGATCCGTccagtgtaaagacgggacgaactacaCAAgacaaaggttggtcaagacgacgtgaacataggcgttgttgcttgcaacAACCTTtgcaacctttgcaggatatttgaCCAActttgaccaacctttgcaggatattttctattttaaagttttttatggtgtggtcacgatctattttgatccaacgtagagcaagttttgatcgtacacggtttttgcagtggtttaatccttaaaaagttaCACAAGACACATAATCCTTCTggaacgaacttgggcaaacctTTTTACTGCGTCTATTAAATTCACCCAGCATAAAGACGGGCACTGGATAGTTCATCCAGACGAAAACATACGTTTTGCGCTCGTCTTTATGCTAGACGAATtgaacagacgcagaaaaataTTTGCCCAAGTTCTTAccagacgaattatgcatcCTTAGCATAAAAACGGTCAATAACTAACTactgtataggtaatcacattaTTTTCTAgcgcaatttggaataaatgagcacgagtacatttttttcaaaggtgAACAAATTGCACGAGCTCGTAGGGCGAGTggaattcgcccttgtcacacggctgctatattgtcccgggagaccaaaaaagctttgttttaccacgccaagcctcgcagtggaaaccatggtgatgaggcttggcgtggtaaaacaaagcttgtTTGGTCTCTCGGGACAATCTGGCCGCAGGGTGACGAGGGCGAATTTGTAGCCTTTATCCTGGTTTTCACTATAGCCACGCAAACACAAGCGCAAACATAAGAGctcttatttcaccgtgaaaacggggttgacgcaagcataagcacaaacacAAGGATCAAGAATTTTTccctttccttgtgcttgcgcagTTATggttgcgttcgcttgcgtcgtgtgaaaacgaaacgcagcataagcacaagaaaaTTTGCTACGCGTCTAGGCTCTTACCGAAAGTGCTCGTAAAAAGAGCATTAAATGCTAAAAGCAATGCTTGTTTTTTGCCAAAAACGTGCTAAAATAAtgctaattttttaaaaagtgcttGTGGGTTACAAAAAAATGctcactttttcctacttttttaatcatagaacattacatttttcagattttcacttgcatttttcatcaacaaaatgtaacgatcaatgtttttttcaatccgaTCGTGTATGCTTATGTTTTTTGCATCACAGTTCACcctagttttattttttccactgattgatGGCAGAGTATGCTCTCGAGCTATCTCTGCCTTGCTTGGCTGACTTCCATTGTTGCTCGTggatgacgccatcttggaacgaGTGTGATGGATCATGGACTCTAGAAGGCAACCGCTGACCTATCAAACCTATTCCCCAGCTTCCTCGGCTCCTTTGACTATAAAAATGAGTGCAAAATGCGGCTTTGGCCGACATATATGAAGTCAGATTGTGCTGTTTATCGCAAAATTATACAAATAATCAGTCGAAAATAAGAAAGAATGCTAGCAGTGCTTTTTgggataaaatgtaaaaaaaagtgcTCGCGaagcaaaataatgccaaaaaaaGGGCTAGCACTATCGATAAGAGACTATAcgcgtctggccaattaaaggactcgttccagattccccgcgtctgaggatttgaacaaaatggcggatgccggggttgattttgatgcttatgttgATGTTCGTTTTCATTTAGCATAAGCGACTCATGCTTGTGCTTgggcttgcgtcgctagtgaaaaccaggcttttgGAAAAATTCACGAGCGCTTATATATCCCAAATTTGCACTAGAGCACTAGAgcaatcatgtgattacttcaTTATTAATAACAGACATGAACAAATATCGAGAAAGCCTGTTGGACTTTCGTAATAGGCcgagttcgatatatcaatattcaggcatggctacgagGAGTTATGATCAAAATTTCACggttcagttctgttttcttagtctcacaagtctcaatgGCGATTTCagaacaaaataatattcagattttaaccataaagcctcgtagccatgtgaGAAAATTGATATATTGAACGTGGCCAATTGAGTGAGCACAAGCAACGAGTGCGTATCACGTGCTAATCACGCGAAAAGGCTAGCATTTGAATGACTATCTGAGAAATACAAATAtctacatttatttcatttaaggAACAGTGGAGATCATGTCAGGATAATTATGTAacaacaggagcccatgagctCCTGTGTAACAAACATTGGTCATTCACGTAAAAGTTTATCCTTTATCAACTGCAAAATCAGAACAAACCTAAGTTAACAACGTCGACATTTTTTGACTCCATAATCTTTCgcttaattttttctttctctctttgtcGGGAGTTTGTTGATGGCTACCCGGCTCTGTTTCGCTGGTCGGTGAATTCGGCAAAGAGGCGCGAATCTTCCTTGCATCGATCCCTGAGGCACAATTCACATTCTTTTGAAACTGTTCTCGAATCATCGCCTCCGTTTCTTCGCTGTTTTTCCTCGCAAACCTACGTGGAAACCCCTGTGGATCCAAGCTGAGTATCCTGTGTGGAGATTCTCCGGTTCTTTTACTCACTCTCGTGTAAGTGGGTATCCTGCCTCCCCTGCCTGGTGTCCCTGTGATGCTAGCGATTTCGTTTGTAGCacaatcagaatttttgttcgGCGTGGCTGGCTGTTTGCGTCTGGTTGCGATATTCTGTGGAAATTCTTCATCCAGTATTTCTGGGTATATCTCCGCGGCGGATTTCACTAGTAACTTGAACTGTTCGTTGAAGGAAACTAGTTGCTCTTTCATAGACTTTTCCTCTGCCTTTATATAATTCTGCTTAAAGAAAAGCGTTTTCAAACAAGACCCACGTTAGCTCGTTTAAGGGAACCATGTGATCCTTACACGAGCCCCCAGATTAAAGTTCATCACAAATTGCACGAGATTTTGAAGGCTTTTTAAagaagatacaaaaatttggttttatcaacggagttgataatgtaaattggccaccgtacagagattctaaaagctgacgtttcgagcgttagcccttcgtcagagcgaatcgctctgacgaagggctaacgctcgaaacgtcagcttttagaatctctgtacggtggtcaatttacattatcaactccgttgataaaaccaaatttttgtatactacttccccaccgacgcagcaccacagtttctttagaaactaccccttcattcatttttaAATAAGAACTTCCCAAGTTGTTTCCTCTTGGAAAAGTGTTATGCTTCATTAAACTGGTCAATTTTGACTCCACTacccaatcagacacaacacgactaactcaatcacaacacaacagtgtagatacatgggcatgtaggacagcaagcgccacaagccggtttattttgcttaccatatgcatacaaactccgctcCAGCATAACAATACGTTAGCATACTTGATGGTATTGACCTCCTAAAGgggcacctgccggatacgaaaacccaaaacccttcgggaatgagggaacgtattctccaaaccctatgcaagtgccTCTACCCCatggaggctaaggggaaaagttaacaacaacaacaacaacaacaacaaaagtagCCGAAGAcagctgaacctagactgattcaaattcCTAAAGGTtcactatttgtacgacaaattacccataattcCCACCCaacaaccggacccagtcctctggtccgtgccggCAAAATATCTATTTCTGCCAATTTCCCAGGCttcaactgtcagaaatagcattcTATGGTTGTCATGGAAAGAACTCCCAAAACGAACAGTATATGACGCGTTGGTGAAAACAGCGAATTGGCCTCTAAAaataccacaatattcaacaaTCTGATTATTACAAGCGTCCCCTTGAAACAGAAAACCTTGCAAATTAGCTGCCAAGGagaataaattatatttgaCCTATATTCATGACAGAATCGCCTTTGctattagccagtatcaaaaataccataatactctttgtttgtccctcacAAGcagaagcattgtttttattttctcttaggacttacaatggtcccaagagaaactggaagcaATTCTTATACAACATTTTGCagggacaaacaaaaagtattaaGGTAATTTTGATTGTGGCTAATTAAGTTCAAAAGACGAGACGAAATAAAAGCGAAAAACGGAAGGATACAAAACTAAGTTCCTGTAATAAATTAAatagtaatttttaaaaatggttTACGAAACATTTTCTCAAGGAAGGCAACTTTGCCAGAATATATATTGGGACTTTTCAAGGGATGTTACATGATGGACTAGTAACTTGTAACTCGCTTGCAACGGATGCTAGTAAAGAATCTAATCGACAATACATAaattaacaaaaacttgaaagagCAAGGGTCATCATTGAACGGTGAAGGAATTTATTGACAACAACAAAGGGAAACTGTTTCTCTTCTCAATTATATGCTGGTTTGCACGCAATCATTTGTCTCTTTCATGCGAAAGCCAAAAAACGCCCCAAGCAAGCTCTCCTCAACAGACCGTAAAAACAAACAGGCTTGATTCGTTGCCCCAGTTTTAGTCACTTTCAAGATGTCTTGCAAAAGGAAGCCGAATTAAGGCAATGTCAAAAAATATAACTTTAGAAGTAAAGATTTCATTTCACTCCAATCGAAatttgccaaaacaacaacTGATGAAGCTTGGTGAATTCTTTGAATGGCGCAGATCTGTATGGACATCTTGCGTGTTGGAGGTCATAGGTGCTCCCCCATTTTCAGGAGGTCTCCGAATATTTTCTTAACATGCCAGAGACATCATCGATAAATAATGCTTTCGTTTCCTAACTTATCACGAAACAAATGCAAATTGTTAAAATTGAGAAGTGAAAGTATTCAttggtaacaaaatttacgaaaaaGTCGAGTCATGCATGGCATTTTTGGCACTATACACAAACCTGCTTTGTGTTCACGAGAATGCAAATTTTGTCAGCCTTTGTTTGCTTGTGGATAAGAAGAGATCAATTAAACAGGATTTCTTTCCAAACGAAAGCTCTGTTTTGATACTCTATTATTTTCCTTTGGCGGAAATATAACTGTTGTCGACTTGAAGCTGATTTAAGCTTTGCCGGTAAATCGATGTTTCATTAAAATACAGTTTTAATTGCTTTTTCAGACGCTCCTTGTTTCAACTTGTTTAACAAAATAGTCTATCCACCGCTCTAGGAGTATTTGTTGTTGACTGGTAAAAACTTAAAATGGTTTTGCAAAGTTTTCCAAAAGTAATTTGATATTTTAGATAGCAGAACGATTTTAAACAATCTTACACAAGTTATAATTACATTGCAACATTATGTTGTAGACAACATCAGTTATAAGTAAATGAGTTTTGCTTCGCTCATATATTAAATGAATCGATCGACTTACCATTTCTGCTTTCAACGCTAACAGAAGTTCTTTTGGAGTTTGAATGTGTTCCTCTTCTTTAGAAGTCATCTCAAAATTCCAAAATAGATCGTTATTGTGCGGTCGAATTAACTAGGTAAGACTAATAAGGCAAAATTAGTTTTATCTAGAGACACTAAACAAGCGGAAATGATTTAAATCCATTGCAATACGTCGCCAAAAACACTTGACTCTGGAACGTCATAATCAGTTTGCTTTCGACGGACATAAATCTATGTCAAAATTATGTAGCGGGATTATCAAAAACATCGATCTCTTGAAGAAGCTCGTCCTATTTGAATAAAGCTTAAAAACGTAATGGAACAATAAACATATGAGAAAACGTTTTAACAAAAAAGCTACTGTGACTTCTAATATTGCAATTGTCTTGCGTGAAAATTATGCTTGGATTAGCGTTTTTAATGAGCAAACGAAGGTCACATAATTTTAAGACGTCTTCAGTGACTGACAAAGCATTTCAAGCGTTAAGAAATAAATGCAAAGTTTATTGTGACAACTTACGGTTCAAAACAAATTAGCATAAGTATTACTGCACCCccagactcgctttgaaaacgaGGGTGGCTTGTACAAATCGGAGTTAACATTTCGACTTCTGTGGACTCGTGAGAGACAATTTAAATTGCTGCACTCCAAGATAAAAAACACACAGAGGTTAGCCACAAACAGCGATTACTGTTTGGATGGGAGGTTGAAATTCAGATCAATTCTTGCAAAATTGTTGTAACTCGCATAATCATGTTAAAGTGTACCTTGACAACGGATTCATTCTATCGCcacttttttgtttgcaaacagGAATCTTTACTAACACAGATTCCCAAAAATACCTGGCTATTTCAGGCCGTTGATTATGAGTATTGCCAGGCATCAAGGCAATACTCTACACCGAGCACCggtggctcaattggttgagtaccgggctgccatgcgggaggtccgTGAGTTCGACCCCGGCCGGACcagcactcagggtcttaaaaataactgaggagaaagtgctgcctttgtaataacatccgcaaatggttagactttcaagtcttctcgtgTAAGGACCATAAACCgcaggccccgtctcacaaatatctttgatgtttataagttccctgtgggacgttaaagaacccacgcattatttgagaagagtaggggatgaagttcccggtgttgtggctgtccttcgtgagtgtatgggtgggtgggcaTAGCAGGTTTACATCAGCTgtatagctgccaaaacttcaacctgctcgaacaaataaataacaaacaaaacatgGGCACTCTAATTACCAAATCGACTTCATAATTACCGAGTCAAGAGCTCGACTCGAGAATGTTTAAGCCCCTTTTCCGACTTTGATACCTGTTGAAAGGACCACTGACTGGTGAAGTGCTCCGACCTAATCAAGCTAAAGTAAATGGCATGAGTGAAGAACTTTGATGGTGCGCTAAACACATGCAAATAACAGAGGAGTGGAGGCGGTGAGACGTGATTCAGCTTGGGACTTAAGAATGTtatgtcttttaaaaataatgCGCTATAGATGTAATACAACGAAGCCTGATCAGCGAGATGTTAACTACTgttttgaaagggaaaacaCTCAAACGCACTTACAAAGCCCTGATTACCGCCAGTCTAAAATACAATTTTGCTACTATTCTCTATTATGATGATTTCATAGCTCTATCCTCTCatcacaataataaaaataggcacgcaatgcGCACGTGTAGCAGGGTagtaacacagcgctgtatcgtgtcaactgagctgagttttgtcttccaggagattcaagttatctttgcgtaGTATGTAGCCCTAATAGTACACGTTGTTATAtagcacgatattgttttggtaccgtatatcattatagtgccatcgtagatgtcttaggtaaatagcccgcTAAGTAGACATGTGGTTTcatcataaatacttttgtcctttggccatttcaatttcaacaggaaaagaaagcaaacagcggttacaaacattttcattttatacttgacgtttcgtatgttgcagcatacatcatcagaagtgacggttaaaactgttacactgaattttaaaaaactagagcgaggaactggtgactagttttaacagcaataaaagcaaggtgacacacgctaacaccaacccggtgtggccaacacatcacgcatgcgcacaatttCCCTTttcacaccgggttggtgttagcgtgtgtcaccttgcttttattactAGTTTTAAGTAGTCAtcagttcctcgctctagttttttaaaattcagtgtaacagttttaaccgtcacttctgatgatgtatgctgcaacatacgaaacgtcaagtataaaatgaaaatgtttgtaaccgctgtttgttttcttttcctgtagACAtatggttactagtaaaatactaaatcccagaaagattgaagaaaataaaagagaatcgagaaacattggcttcgaggctgacattttgaacattttcaagttcccttagaatttatttttcaccacaagtttgagTGTGCACTCAGAGCCTatgtattgttttcaaatgctatTGGGAATATGCATcatcccaagagcatttgaaaacaatggtttatacAAAATTTCGGGGGAAAACAAAGTGTAtcatggggaatgtgaaaatattgAATTTCGTTGGAAGGCATAAATCGTTGCGGGAAGCCTGGGAAATACAAGAATAAAAAGTTGTTAGAAAGTGCGGTCAAGATAACAACTATCAAGAATGAAATATCCGTAATTTGACTGAAAAAAGACTAGTACCCAGTCCTGTCTCATTTTCCAGGGGAACATGGAATGGCTAATAGAAGCCTGAGTACGAGTACGGAGCCCTCGAGtaggagcgtacaacttcattgtatttgtggaacggcgttttgcagaccgagttatttttagatcgattttcccgcgaaaccagacctttcaaGCTGATCACATGCCTTGCCTGAGAAATTATTACCACCGGGTGGGACTGAGCAGTGGTCACTAGTGCACACCAAGTAGTATTTAAGAACGTTGTGAAATCTTTATTCAATATTAGCAGCATAGAGTGTTCGAAGTGTTCACTAATGATTTTTGTGATAAAAGACATTTTAACGAACGGAATCGAGTAAAAAGCTTTTGCCAACGAAAAGAAATCTGTAACCGAGGTTTACAACAATTCATTtatgaattaataataataataataataatactaataataataataacctaaccgtaataataataataataataataataaataatataataactttattaacaaattctTAAGAACTCgcctaaaaatagcttgatctgtaaaaatgccgttacatagagctacaagtagcattggagttgtaggctcctaaGCTCTCCTAGTACACCGATTCGGAGACGTTTTTGCGCAacggacgacaaccggaaatGAGCTGTATCCCTTTAAAAACTTGTATCGACACTACCACATTCATAGTGCTgagtatcttttcactattagagGCGATCAgcttaaaaatctgggagagagTACTTTTCTGGCtgacatgcgaaatgttcacttccagTTTCCGTCTGTAGCTCAAAACGTGCTAAAGCTCCCGTGCCTGACCCTAGCCTGACTACTCAGTATTTTAAGGGGAGAGCGAGATAAAGGAGAGAGAAAACGACCCTGGAAGTTAAcgtaaaaaaaacgaaaatcaataattttgaGTTGCACTGCAAAGGGAAGTGAGACCTATTCATCTTCGTTCGCG
The genomic region above belongs to Montipora capricornis isolate CH-2021 chromosome 5, ASM3666992v2, whole genome shotgun sequence and contains:
- the LOC138049343 gene encoding uncharacterized protein, with the translated sequence MTSKEEEHIQTPKELLLALKAEMNYIKAEEKSMKEQLVSFNEQFKLLVKSAAEIYPEILDEEFPQNIATRRKQPATPNKNSDCATNEIASITGTPGRGGRIPTYTRVSKRTGESPHRILSLDPQGFPRRFARKNSEETEAMIREQFQKNVNCASGIDARKIRASLPNSPTSETEPGSHQQTPDKERKKKLSERLWSQKMSTLLT